The Oryzias latipes chromosome 8, ASM223467v1 genomic interval TGCTCCCACTTTCAGTCATGAGCTCATAAGCTGGTACAGGGCACACACTAGAATGAACTCTGCAGGGAGTCACCACCAAATGGAGCCCAGAAAACCAActgaagaaacacaaaatgtatgGCAAATTGGAAAAATTGTGTGCATTTCGATTTATTTGCAATATTAATCTGCTTTGCAATGTGGAGTGTCATTCTCTTTTAGGGAATTTTATAGTTGCTAGATTTTTGGGGTGCATGTTTACCTAGCAATCCTGAGTTACATGTTTCCTTTTTACCATCAAAACTATCATTCACATAAACACTTCCTGGAGGTATTTGAGTAAGAAATGTAAGAGCTTCTATGCTTTGGACTTGTTGGTGCAAAACTCTGCACAGATTATTTGGATTAAGATTTAGTAGATTTAAATTGACAATTCCAATTTGCTCAGCCAATCATGACAGAGAGTGTTATATTTGGACCTAaacttctgtctcctgacccagtttgcctgccgcctgccccgactctcacCTGGATTCTGAACCCTGTATCTCCTCTGACGAtcttatgcctgttattgacttctgcctgcctgcctgaccctaatttagctttgtggacttttggctgagctaataaacctgctgcatttggattccattccattccattgacgtgttctccctcccatgacaaaggtggataaaggtggaaagatttcatgtaatccatggacaccagtgaagataacaaatcattgaagaaaaaaggttcagagcactgtctagtgggtctagatgacccaactcccaacgttaaagtgcctaggataacacaagggttaaaaaaacaacaaattggGCTCACGCAAAGCATCAATATGTGACGCAGAAGGGGTGTGAACGTgttggttaaaaacaacaagtgGGTCTTCCCAGATAAGACTTGCAACTTCAGCAGTCATCTGACCTTGGGCTACACGGTGGTGGAGTGGTTAGCACCCTCATCTCACAGTGAggaggccctggtttgaatctcaGCTGGGTCCTTCCTGAGGAGtcctctctgtgtgtgtgtaggtttgCACTCAGGCTTTCTTCCACAGTCCACTGACATGCATTGTTGATCACTCAATCTTGTTCCTGTAGGTCTAAATATGAGTCTGTGTGGTTGTGCGGCCGTGCATTTGAATGGTGACTCATCCAGGTTGTTTCCTGCCTTCTCTCAACAggggctgggataggctccagcaaccctctgACCCTAAATGAGATTGagcgggtttagaaaatggttAGTTTGATCTGACCCCATTGTTCCATCTAACCCACTCAAATCCTTGAGTTTACatattttttcctctctgtcACTAACACATTTAGGGACCTGTTGTCTGATGTATCCATCCAACAGCCAATCTCTTTCAATCATATAGTACTCAGATGTACCCAATCACATAAAAACTGACTGTTGGATGAAAGTCCCACTAAATGTAGATTCAGGGATTAGAAatccagaaaaatgaaaaataaacaaagcatGAAGCTCAGTGGTTAATATGAAAAACTGCCCACATTGCATCTTAGTGCAAACATATTTCTTTAAACCTcatcttttagtgtttttactACCTCTACTTTATGCATTTAGGTGAAAGCAGCAGAGAAACGGACTACAGGAGGAACTCCATATTGAATGTTTAACCCTTGAgcgttcagtgcactgtctagtgggtctagatgacccaactcccaatgttaaagtgcctaggttagcacaagggttacaccacaAATAGAGAAAATAGTCCCGAAATGTAATCAGCAAGTTTAAAAGTTTAACACTGAAATTCAAGCTCAGCAGCGGTTCATGTCGAAAATCCTTAACATTTACAGTGTTTATTACTCCCCTTCACAAAATCAGTGTTGAGAAAAAGGAACTGCCGCCTGTCACcagagaaggggaaaaaaacaagcattttgaAAAGTGCAAATTAGCAAGTATTGAGAAGCTGCAGCATCATTTGTGCTGCAGCTTTCTGCATCACCTTGATGCGGCACATAAAGGTGATGATTTGCACAGATTCTTATCTGTGTTTCCAATCATTGTATGTCCTCTGACAAAAACCCAGAATGCattcaaattacaaaaaaagaaatacagtttgtttctgatgaaaaaaatagtCAAGCTCTCTTTCATTGATTCATGAGGCGCAGAGAGAACATATTTTGTAGCCGCTTTGCCATCAAAGTGTGAGTTAAAAAGATCTATGTTTTTCTTGAAGGCGTTTCAAAAACGAAAGCTCACTGACAGTTGCCAGACCGATCCAAACACTTCTCTGTCCTTGCTTTGAGGCCAACAGCTCAGAAATCTCCAAATCACTGCATAGATCACCTTAGTTTCATTCAGCCAAGCTGTAAACACACCTAGAAGAGTTTGTTCTAAGCAAAACCCCAAAAacccactaaaaaaaaaaaaaattacccaGAAAACACTaagaatttattttataaacaaaaaaattaaataaaagtaaagaaaaacgaTAGCTGTAATATTAATGACagacatttcaaattaaaataaagtgggaatttaaaaagtgaaaaagcgttgaaaaaatacatttcaaaacaaagtttggcataacaataaaatagttaaaaaattgatttaaccACTAACCCCTGCACAGTGGTGCTGTGGTCAGCGCCCtctcctcacagcaagaaggccctgggtCAAATCTTGTTGGGACTGTGGCATTTCCAAAACATCACAAGTTAATTGgtgactttaaaatgtttttgtctgccctgcaacagacttgGGGTggaccccaccttcacccaacagtagctggaaaAGGCCCCCAAGGAAACCGAAAGGGATACAGTGAAAATGGATggacaaaaaacatttcagggaaAATCACTGTAATAACAAAAGACAGACAGCTAATTAAAGTAATAATTACCAGAAGAAATCTTTAAATTTGCACGTTTTATTCAGCATTTGTTAATTTTAAATCTATTCATTGAGGTTTTCGCGATGACCAAtatgaaagtaaataaaaaaaaaacactgatgctTAAAGTCAGTGTGAGCTCACATCAGCTGAACATTTGGGTGATGGAGGGGAAGCTGAATAGACCTAACCAAGAAAATTACTCACACGTCGAGGGGGCTGAAACATACTCAAATATAAAGAAGGTTATTTCCACAACCCATAATACTCACAGATATCCCACCTTAACATTAAAGGTTCTAATGTTCTCGTGAGAACACTGACAGCATCATGTTTCCTATCATAACTCAGCTGCCACCCACACTGAGGTGTTCGCTGCGTGGCGGGTCATGACAATTCTCCCTCTGTTGGGCTTTGACAAACATCGGTCAAACAGCAGTTGGTAGGAAGATTTCTGTAAACTTTATTAATAGATCAACTGAGGTAAAAGTGATCCAAAACctcttttttaaatggacaTTTCTTGTATTTGGATGCTGTGAGTGTGCTGGACAGTTCTCAAGTGAATCAAGGCTCGGCAGCCTTTCAAAATCAAGTCAAATCTTTGCATCATGCCCTCCGTTTATGGGTGTGGAAGAGAGAGATGAGAATGTTGCCCCCCGATGAGGACTCAGTCGACTTTCAGCTGCCAGATCAGAGGTAAGATCGACCGTCTGTCTCAGAGCTGCTTGGAGTAAAAATCAAATTGtatttcaaagttttttaaagtttggtaTAATTTTTGCAACCGTTTCATGTGGATTTTCTAAAATCTTCTGAGAGATTTTTTCGACCAAATTTTgtgaatttaaatgtttttggtataaaatgaaaaatctacatgtttttaaaatgaaaaattgtggTAACATTGATCATCTAAATGTGAAATAACACCTTTTGGTCAAACACAACGGTTTGTGTTTCAAGTGAAGCATTCAAAGCAGCAGTTTGGAAGCAGGGTAATCCTCTGAGAAAGCCTGTGCAGGTGGCAGGCTCTGTGTCTGAAGGAAACCTCAAGCGTTTGGCATCTTAACTGTAAGAGGCACCAACAGGTGTGTGAGGCTCCCAACGTCACATGAAAGCGCTGACTTTTAAGGTTCCTGCAGATTTACAGAGCTGCATTTACTCCCCAATCCCCCCCCCTTCACCTTCTCTGAGCAGCTTCATCGGACATCTTTGGGCCATGCCGCGCTCTTTTCTCGTCAAGACCAAAAGGAGTCATCTGCAGGGCTTTCCTAAGGCCTGCTTCAAACAGAAGTCCCCATCTGAGAAGGATGCTGGGAAGCATGTGATGGGCCAGGAGGGCAGGCATCACGGAGAGGCTGGACAGACTTTACCCCCGTTGTGGGGGGTCAGGGAGCTTCTGACTGCACCTTGCTTGGCGTATTGGGCCCCAACTGATCCACCTTCATCTCCCGGTATGACAGATCTAGATGAGAAGAGTGCatagaaatgcattttgaatgtctttttgtttgaaaaaagaaaaaagagaagcgCTGGATGCACAGTGGAGGTCAGACAGACACAGATCTGACAGAGAACGGGAACTGGAGAGGCTGGTCTTCATGCTGCTCAACCACACGTCCCACACTGACCTGAAGGCCCCCGTCAGGGAGTGTCCACTCTGTGAGAAGGTAGGCCGACCTTTCAAGTCTTCATCCACCCTCACAATTTAAAACACATACGGGAGTTTAGACATGAGGACAGGAGCAGAGGGGACACTCACTCTTCTTATTCTTGTTTTGGGGCCACATTGAAAAATTTTGGGCCACTTTGGAAAATTTCCACTTCTGCTCTGTCAGTTTAACTACAGTTTCTATTTAATTCCATTCAatttacagcaaaaaaataaagaaaacctgtTAAACTTAATGCTATAAGGACAGATCTAAAGGAACGACCTTGGGAGGatttcaggcaggcagctcAGCAGTGTGTTTACCTGTTTACACCTGTTTACTTGTTCAGACCAACTCACCTGTTCCGTGACCTACTTAAAGTACCAGGTGTGTGCTCTGCGCCATCGGTCATCCATTCGCGCGAGCGCTGAGTTTGTCGCCCTGGCTTCCAGCAGCAGCAAACCCGTTCGGTTAGTTTTATACCCAAAGTTTTCAATGGAGATCTTGCTTTattgtatctgaacggagccttatgccagaCTTAAATCcggaaaataaagcattttctaCTGCAAGAGTTGCCTGACTGAAATGTTGGAATAAAATTTGTTTGACTTCAATGCGACTCAGGTTTTGTTCCTGTGAACTTCAGCtgaatttaaagattttaaaagcaaacacaaaaaaacatgttcttttttgaCACTCTGCTGGTAGAGGGGGTTAAGTCGGTTGATTTTAGCTCTAAAACCTCAACAAAATGCAAACTGTCGAATAACAAGCTAAAAGTAGTAAATGGAAGGCAATTTTCAGACTGACAAGTTCTCATATTTTTACTTTGTCCATATTAAAACAATGagctagaaatgttttttctctcttgcttgattttatttcttattatttttaaaaatgcagttaatTGAAATGGTTACACATTTATACCTTAAAAAATTGAGGTGACACGAAAGCAAAAGAAGCTCCTAAATTTACAGGGTTTTGAGCAAACCTCTACATATGATTGACAGATTTACATAAAAACGTGCAGTGAGAGCTGccccttttttaaacatgcCAATGTGGCAATTAATTTAAAGATAGATCTAAATTCCTAAAAtccatttttgtatttgtaatcttgtaaacaaatcattttattgtatagaattttttttcataatttctaatgtaaatgtaattttattatttttagaacattacTAATCcattatatataataatatattacatgacatattattattgtttctaAATGTTAAtgcaaaaaatttaaattaatgatTGGTTGCCATTGGCAACCCATGATGACTGCTCTCCTTCCTCAGTCTCTTTCAGGAGGTGCTCTGCAGGAGGATCTGTGCAGCAGGCTCTCTGTCCCGTTGACCCGATCtctttccactgcagatgtgacTTGTTTGCCTTTTGGCTATGGAGCACTGACAAGCTGTGGAAAAA includes:
- the LOC101159442 gene encoding zinc finger protein Gfi-1-like isoform X1, with protein sequence MKALTFKVPADLQSCIYSPIPPPSPSLSSFIGHLWAMPRSFLVKTKRSHLQGFPKACFKQKSPSEKDAGKHVMGQEGRHHGEAGQTLPPLWGVRELLTAPCLAYWAPTDPPSSPEKREALDAQWRSDRHRSDRERELERLVFMLLNHTSHTDLKAPVRECPLCEKSLSGGALQEDLCSRLSVPLTRSLSTADVTCLPFGYGALTSCGKTKERSFGCKVCGKVFKRSSTLSTHLLIHSDTRPYPCQYCGKRFHQKSDMKKHTFIHTGEKPHVCKVCGKGFSQSSNLITHSRKHGSYRPFSCSRCQHSFQRRIELQRHQETQCGLGDAYPQSS
- the LOC101159442 gene encoding zinc finger protein Gfi-1-like isoform X2 encodes the protein MPRSFLVKTKRSHLQGFPKACFKQKSPSEKDAGKHVMGQEGRHHGEAGQTLPPLWGVRELLTAPCLAYWAPTDPPSSPEKREALDAQWRSDRHRSDRERELERLVFMLLNHTSHTDLKAPVRECPLCEKSLSGGALQEDLCSRLSVPLTRSLSTADVTCLPFGYGALTSCGKTKERSFGCKVCGKVFKRSSTLSTHLLIHSDTRPYPCQYCGKRFHQKSDMKKHTFIHTGEKPHVCKVCGKGFSQSSNLITHSRKHGSYRPFSCSRCQHSFQRRIELQRHQETQCGLGDAYPQSS